AGAAGCTGAACTAATACCACCCAACCTCACCAAACACTTTCTGGGAGAAAGAATTTGCAGAAGGGTTCTGCATTGTAAGGCTCCCCACAGTGCTTCCTAGCAATGTGATGAGAGAGTGATGGGTGGGCTGAGATCAGTCTAGCCTTCCTCCAACTCCCTTCCTTCCCACTCTGGCAATTTCCTTATATGTTGTGGCAGTTAATACTTGCAACATTTAGGAGACACAGTCTGGGTTTCTGAGTTATAACTTGACACAAATCTCTACACTTGATTAAGGATTAGGTGCTCCACCTTGTAATGATTTGTAGCTGCTGCATCCTGATGCAGACAGAATATAAATCTACCTGATTTCCCTTGGGAGTTGGCCAGATCTATACCCTACCTTCTGcgtcaatgggcaccagccatcagTGGCATAAAATGGTGTAGTTGGAGTCTCAGTTGGAGACTCTTTGTGATGgatgtgtcagtttgcatttcttagtgcagacagtattgatctgatgtgtttAGATCTTTTCTTAATCTGATTGTGTACACAAATCTCTACATTTGATTCAGTGTTAGGTGCTCcactgtcagggaaagaggggctactcaggaggaacagggagagagagaggagcaggataGTGTTTCCTCCAGAGAAGGGGGGTCGTTGGGCTACAGAGAGCAGTCGGCGATAATTTCCACTGATACATCTTCCAGCTCAAGCCCACGTCAGGAGTTGTCaccggaagagggagaggtgccaGGCTATGGGAGGGAAGGACAAAGACCAAGAGCAGTAAAtctcagacaggaggaggagacaatggggggggggggaggcgacgcAGACGCCGATTCAAGGTTCCTAGCCGTTTCCTGTGTTGGCGGGCTAGAcagagcccgccactccgagaaactgaaagtaactgaCCAGACGTATGTCAGAGACTCTGTAactaaataatgaaaataaatagttttagttTACCAGAGAgcctgtcgttactcatgagcaacatctaaagggggtGCTGACCCATGACAGCTATCTTGGAGTCTACTGTTCGTTGCTTGTGAGAGATAAATCAGCTGATAATGTTGGAGCTTGAATAGCGTCTGGAGGAACAGAGAATTAGGCTGGAAGCTTCGGCAAAGGCAGCTATTGAAAAAGTTCAGGAGGCGGCGCAGAAAAGAATTCAGGAACTGCAGAAAAAGGCTGAGTAGGAGACCCAGAGAACTGCAAAGTTGGAAGAAGATTTATGACATCTCGAGATAAGGCTGGATGAAAGCTGAAAGAACAGCAGCAGAGGGGCCGAAGCTCAACCACATGCCAGCCGAATGATGCCAACTTTGGTAAGCAGTTTCCATGGCGATTCTAGAGAGTATATGGGATTCAGGACTGAGATTGAGTATGCTTTGAAAATGAGAGAACAGGAGTTTCGGTATGATTCAGAAAAAGTGGCGTTTGTGATTTCTCACTTACGAGGAGGGGCTAAAGAATGGGTGAGGCCGCTGTTAGCCAGTCAGAACAAGGCTTTGGATAATCTGCAGGATTTCCTTGCTGCTATGTCAGCCCACTACACGAGTGATGTAGAAAATGAAGTGACAAAGCAGGAAATTTTAAGGCTGAGGCAAGGACAAGGGACTGTAAGAGACTATGTGGCAAAATTTACCTTGCTGTGTCACAAGCTGGGGTGGGACATCCTGGTGCCACAGACGGAAGCCTTGTTCCAACAGGGGCTTAACCCAGAAGTCCTGGATGAAATGAGCTGAGGGCCATGCCCACAAAACACTGATCAGTACTTTAAATTGGCATTAGCGGTGGCAGTACGTTGCAAGCAGAGGGCCTGGGAGAGGAGCAACGCAACAGGACAACAGATGCACAGCCGCTATCAGAGGGTCCTGCCAAGCATTCCGCCAGACCAGGGCAGTCTGCAAAGGCAGCAGGCAGgggagccaatggaaatcgggGGAGTGCACATGAGGGGTTTTCTAAAAACAGCCCCTAGCAAGAAATTGCTGAGGAGCGGAGAGAAGGAAACGCGCAAGTGCTTTGCGTGCGACCGACCTGGACACATGGCCAAGCACTGACCGCAGAAAGGGATGGCGGCCACGTTGGTGCAAGAGGAAGGAGGGGCAGAAAAGGAGACGGGAAAAGCCAGCGCCTGGTTGGGAAACGAAGAGGGGATGCCCAGCCAGGTGGAGCGCAAGTGAAGTCCCCAAAGCAACAGAGCGCAGTGGTTCCACGCCCTCCGGAATTGTGCTCAAGGTACGGCTAGAATTGCCAAATGGATACCCACTGGAGGTAGAAGCGCTTCTGAATTCTGGGAGCTCGGCGAACTTCATGTCAGACAGCTTTGCCAAGGCACACCAGATCCATTTgttgcctttggattttccccttaCGGTGACCACGATcaatgggagagagctgcttggTGGCGAAGTCaggcatcagacaccgcccatgaggatgaccgtctactcaagagcaaggacgGCACGTCTGgtacccgctggatcccaggtcttcaggacgctcctcctgaagttttaacggagcccgcagcgcggttgcggtaacTCCTAGCCCGAAAACACCGGGgccccctcggagctgagagagctcccgactgaacggaatggcgcttcaccAGATGtccaaaaaagaacaaattcttatgccccacaaataacccagatatgtattttaaataaaaggacacattctactcatgtaaaaacaggctgaatCCTGGACCATCAACAGGTcagattcagaaggcgattgggccggatctggcacccgggccttagtttgtctatcCATGTGCGACATGTTTAAATTTTTCCTCCCCAGGAGAAGCTGGATTACAGGCTCTGTCAGGGTGGATATGGAAAATCAGTTAGGATTTCCTCAGAGTAACCTACAGAATCAGACGTGGCATTGTGAAAACATTCCTCACCACACAGAGCATTTCTTTGATCTGTTGTCAAAGGAGGATAAAGATGAAGGGACAAAAGTGATTCATTTTAGAGTAGCAAATCTTCCTTACCCTTTCCAGCCAAAAACCTCTCCATGAAAATTCCAAAATCTTCTACTTCTTCTAATTTGAGTGAAGTTTTGGAAAAATGGTAATAGGAAACCAAGACATCCTTTGGGTTTCTGACCACATAAACAACCTGCAGGAATAAGAACAAATTATTTTGATTCCTGGTGTAATTGTTTCTATTgcctcttttgttttgcttttgtagtTATTTCTGTGGCTGTGAAATGTGGGATATGTatgcataaaataataaatggatGGATCTCAGATATCTCTTCTTGTAGATTCTTGGTGCTTCCAAGTTGCTTTGTAGCCCTGGCAGCCTCACATTCTTTTGCAACATGCATGCCACACACACTGGCGTAGGGAGCAAGGCAAGACAAACATTAAATTTGATCAAAAAATAAATGTGCCATTTCCTACTTTTGCTCTTCTGTTCCGTAATCCCTTGGGTACTAAATAGTAGGGTACGTGGGAAGCAAAGAGGCGAGGTGATGGACGACTGGCATAATCCACATTGCCGATATTGTACTCCAGCGACATAACCCTGTCTAGTAAGGTGAGTTTTTCGCTTCCATCTCGATGACCTTCATGATAAATCAAGCTCAAAATATTTTCAGTCCATACAGTGCCTATAAACGAGAATAAgcctatttcattcattcattgtcagGAATGTACTTAGTACTTTACAGAGTGAAATAACTGAGAACATGTCTCTGCACTGAGGATCTTACTGTCTGAATTGCAACACTGTTAAAGACAAGAaatgagggagaggaagggagtcATTGGAAATAGAgcaagcagaggcagatttaggtgCGGAAGTGGAAGTTATTGCATGTGGGGCACAACTGCATTGGATACGGTCCCGCTGTTACTGGCAAAGCTATGGCAGATAAATGCTGAAATAAAGAGACACAGTATGAAAGTTTTtaagaatacagtcgtacctcttgttacaaatgcttcaggatgcgtacaacacggattacgaatgcgccgaacccgaaAATAACGGAAcgcattacttccgggttcggtggttcgtgcatgtgcagacacgttaaatgacgtcacgcgcatgcacagaagcgccaaatcacattgcgcacatgcacagatgcggcaTTTGAGGTTACGCATGTCACAGGTTacgaatggggctctggaacggatcctgttcgtaaccagatgtaccactgtagaattataaaaacacaattttatGACCACATACAAAATCCTGAAAGTCAGTGAATACAATAAATCCCTACAACCAAATTTGAATGTTTTTGATGTGTATTTATGTTGTTTTCAATCCTCAAACAGGTTGACACTGGTGGGAAACACATTATtccatataaaaaaataaaatggcccAGTTCACCTTTATGTAACCAGGCACGTTCCATACAACCCATATTGACCTGAATTCTGCATGTGGTTTTAAATTTGCATTAGGATAATACAGATATTATGTAGGTATATGTCCATCATGGTTGAATAACAATCATGGTTCTTCCTATGAAAATGGACTCTTACCTGACTTTGGATAAGTgactaaaaatacatcactgtCTCTTATTTCAAAATCCTCCAGGGAATCTAAGTACTCCACTGAAGTCAAATCAGGCTGGAAATAACATCCTTTGTATGTGAAAAGGTATTTCTCGTCTGGTTGCATTGCCTGCATAAGAATAAAGAGAAGAGAACAGTTCCCTCTATTATGTGACAAAGAAATGGTGATTTCTACTCCTCTTGCTTCTTCATCTGACCCTTCCTCATTCCTGAGAGAGCCTCTCTCCAGAGACAACCCACCTTGCCACTGTGCTTGCTTTACCCTGCACAATAAGGCTTTTTCTAGCCAGCTGTTTCAGCCTGACATGGTTGTTTCTCAAGTGCATGTGTGCAGCATGCAAAATTGCAGCCATTGGCCTCACTATATGCTGCCTGGCATCATAGTTTGGTCAGTGCTGCCAGCTTGAGTGACATTCATTCTtgtactcgggggggggggtatgaaggAAGCAAAAAACTGCCCCCTGGAAATGGATCCAGGGGAAATGAAAGACTGATGTGTGTTGGGAAGTCTTGCCAATTTCTCCTGGGTGCTTGATCAACTTCATGGGGGTCatattcaaaattattattattattattattattattattattattacttctactactactactactacagaaaTTGGGATGACGTTTGTTTCTTGCCTGCCTGGGCCAAACCACTTTTCCTTTCAGTGTTCAGTTCCTTTCACCTCTGACTATTCCTGGGGTCATTGTAGAGATCTATTTCTCTTCTGCTCCCCCTACGACAGACAGCACATGCATGCCCATTTGCAAAATGAGTGGATGCTGGATGAATGGGACACATGGCTCTGTTTATGTTTGAGGAGGAATGGATGTGGATGAGGTGAAAGAGAGACAGGGTGGTAAAGAGAAAGGTATTGCTCAATGCCCATTTGACTCCCATTGCCAGCTCTGACAGAAACTGCTGCTGAAATGTGGTGCCCAAGCACGTTCCCTGGAGGGAATGCTGCCCTCAGCTTCATCTGTGAAAATACAGAGAGTTGACTACACATACAATGGGCCCTGTTGGGGCAGGCGCTCCAGTACTGAGACACCACAGTCAAAatagccctttctttctttcttttttgtctaccCCCTGGGCCAAATTATCTTCTCCACTGTAGCATCTGACAAGGAAGGCACTTGCAAGGGTGGGCTCAGTGCATGATTTGAGGAGGTGGGCAATTGTTATGGGAGAAAGTTCAAGGCTCCATTGGGTGCTGAGGAAGCCATAGTTGTCTCcagtgtgttgcttctcttttATACCTGTTGGGATATTTCAGgccataatatataatataatgcaCCAAACTGAAATATACCACCTTGTGATTTTTAGATGAATGGGTGTTttataaacatttaaacaaaaaaacaacaaaaaacccaatgaCCATAAAATCTATTGCTTATAACtgataaaggaaaaaaatgccatGAAGACTGAAAATCACTTTAATTCTGTATATAAGTCTTTTGCTTCATCGCTAAGAAATGCAACAATCATTTAGTAGAAAACATTGTATGTACAAAACTGTAACAAGAAAAATACTCCATttgattttccaatataaaaATTAAGGGTTATATCCCATGCCTAATGAAGAGTGTTCCACTTGCACAATAGCAGTTCATATTCAGTCCCCACAAAATAATTATTAATCTCTGGTAGCGCAAATGTTTCACTCTGTGTGACACCAAAAAAGAATATGAACTGTGATAAGAgttttcatgcatctgatgaaataaCTTGTTGCCCCTCAGAACTTTTGCATGAAAGAGGAGATCTGTTGTTTGTCATTCAGTAGTCCTGCATTTCCCTGGGAAATTTAATTTATAACAAAACCTACCTACCTTTCGTTTTTAGAGTCAAAAAGTGTGGGGGAGAGAGTGATCTCTTCTACAGCTTGGAGTATTTCAGCTTTTCAAGGGTCAAAGTTCAGAGCTCtccaggaaactgctttatagaatTCTCtcagctgataggagttggattATGCTGATGGCTCCTCCTTAGTAAATCATTCCTGGCATGTTATGCAAGAAAAGAAAGGTGATACAGGTGCATAGAGGCTGATAATGTAAAGAACAACAGAGGGAGAACTTGTTTCTTTGTGCAAGCAACAGCCAATATCAACAGTCGTCTTCGTCcatttaagaaataaatgcagTATTACGTCTGCTCAGGTCCAGTCTTAGAAAATGGGCTCTAATGGTAAGAGAGATCTGTGGATGACTATTTGTACACACATGCCTGCATTGACTTACACGCCAATAACACCAACTTTAACTCCAAAATAGTCCCTATTTGTTTGAATAAAACTTACTAAATAATTAGCATTGGTTGTTTGAGAAATCTATCCAAGAAAAGTAGCAACCTTTTTCATTTGCACACAGCTTATATGAGATCAAATATGACTCATGCCCAAGAATAAACTTTCAGATCCAACAGATTGGGAGCATTCTTTCCCACCCTTCAAAGATTTTGAAGGATTTTCAGAGTCCACATCAAGATGGATAGCTCCCAGTCATTATAGTCAGAATTACATGAAAGCTATTTCCCAGTAAACAATACCACATGCAGGAATGGCTCATTTTGTTTTTATCATCTAAAGCTAATGTTTATAGGAATACCTTAGCATTGAAAATGCCCTTGAATGCctcctgtgttctccttgctaaACTGTCCAAATTTATCCTGCAAACCACTTTCAACATCTTGGGCTTGGGCAGCTCCACAACATTGCCTACCTCCCCGTACCTCAGCTCTTCCCTCACAAAATCAcaggatttatatatatatatatatatatacacacccctGAGATTGTGAAAGCACAGTTTATTTTAGGGTTGCAgggttttttatttcaaatgatgGCAAATTTCAGTTGTGTTTCCTAATAAATGATACTGACTTCATATGTTGGAGTGATAGATGTTTCAGTGCCCTTACAACCCGTTCATGGCAGGTAGATGTTGGTTTCCTGGGGTCTTTTATCCATCAGCTTTAGTTGCCAGGCACACAGTAATAATACTccagagcagggatggagagaaaTCTGGTTAATATTTTAATGCAAGTCCACCTAAATTCAACTTCCTGAAACAGTATTTGAACAGAAAGACAGCTTCAGTTCATCcatcaaaattcacacatctTCAAATTTCGCAATACACCTTCCCACTCATTCATACCCCTAGGACTTagaagaggcagaggcagtttttattttgaaagcagAGATGGATCCTGGCACACCTACTATTTGCTGAGAATAGGACTGGATGACTCAACCTGTACTAAATTATATTGAGATGGTTTATAAATATCAGAGAATGGGTGCTCCTAAACTCTTGGAAGAGCAAAAAGAACCGTGTATTTAGGTCTTcttataaaatataattaattttaTCTCTTCCTTTTCATGTGATCATGTTTGCTGAGTGAACTACAGGGGGCAGAATGGGTGTCAAacaatgcaagaaatacactCTGAGTGCACTTGTCTCTTATCAAACTTTGCTGCCTTGAACTGGCATGCAGTATGAAGGTGGAGTTTTTTCCTATAGGTTGGCAGGGGCTTGAATGTTGATTTATCATTGCCATTCAGTAggtatcaaatgctttctccgtCTAAAATGTTTGTGAGGTAATTTTTATTGGAGTTCACATAAGTTCTCCTATTAAACTACTTTTTCAAATCCACTCAGGTCAGAGTTTTTGCCCTCTTGCAAAGCTTATCATCCTTGGGGTCAGATGAGTTCCTCTGGAATCAGACATTGTCACTCTTCTTGCACAACCATTCTTCAGGGGAGTAAGGTGGGGGAGTGACAAGCAGTCCTGTCCTCTGGAGTAAAGACAAATGTGTTAAATAAGACTTTCCCTCATAATAAATTTGTTTAGGAATGAAACTTTCAAAGAGATTATTCAGTaccataaaaataaatatctgttTATGCAGTCAAAGATCTCCACCAAGTATGTGCAACACATGGATTGCTAATTGTACAAGCATTCTTCAGGGGCCAAAGGTGAGTAAACGACAAGAAGCATACAATAaaattgttagagatttcaaaatgcctaagtgcagaaagtcagctatccacctctgacaattaactgttggctgaaagccaagatctactctctctctagacccttagtaaCGACCCTGTGATTGGTTAAGAagttcctaaagagatgagctctgtgtgtGGTATAGTGTAGTGTGGTTTGGCTAATGAAggttgcgagagagagagagagagagagagagagagagagagagagagagattgaagagaggtttttcttttgtttcttttattttcctaagtctgtacatagtaacttatggatacttcTTGctccaataaatactgtatacagtTATCCAAGTGAAGTTGTGAGTTCCTGCGTCGTGCTGttcagtcaatgctctacagccagaagcttccagaaaacctgcgttcactctgctgtgtccaggactacgttattcctgacactaaatcttaataaaaaTTTCTATTGTAATTCTTACGTTactttttctacagtttccaaaaTTATACTATATTACACAGCTATGCATACCCAACAATTTGATATAACCCAGCAAAGTGACTTATCTTCACCTGGGAAATGATGAAGTATCCGTATTGATTTTGTAAGACCATTACAAGGAAATTACTTCTTGCCTGTAGTACTTCTGCTCAAAATGGCTTCAAATAATCACAAAAATCTGTTCCCACAATCACAGCTCTTGACCAATTATGTGCAATACATGGATTGAAAGATACTATAACACATGCACACCCTAAGCATCCTATGTACAGACACTCCACAGCTGAAGGAAgtgagatagaaagagaaagtaaaaccCAGGCTCCATCTGTCCTATATTTATTGTCAAGCTGAACAATATAGCACAACACAATGGCCAATAACAATGGCACTGAACACTATTTATAGACTAATACAAATGGAAGGACCTAAGCAAGCAACTCTATTCAGAATAATGCTTGCTTGGGTAAAACACAGCTTTAGAGGGATTGCAGGAAATCTCTCAAGATCTGGACAAATGGTACACACATGCAAGACAGAGAAAAAGTTTCTATAAATATTCTCAGGCTGGAAGCAGACTCAGTTCACCATTAATGTTCCAGCAGAACCTGAAGAAGATCCTTTCCATCTGTTCCTGAAAAATACTGTCAAAGCTtccattttttttgcaatggcCATCATGTTTTCCCAGTCTCCAACAGTGTCCGGCACTGTGGTGGTCAAAAAGATAGTTGTAACACCAGGTTGTCACAAAATGCCATCCCTAGTGGCTGCAGCAGATTCCGGCACCTTTATTGGGAGGTTCCAAGATCAACTTGCACGTTATTTTAGTGTAATGTCTCCCAAACTTGGGATTGTCACATACCCTTTTTGAGAGAAAGagctcctggaacccctggaacacACTGCTcgaagattggggtggcatgcaacaagaAGTCATAAGAAGTctctcttgtttcctcctctaaaaacgaggcgcgccctatggtccggtgcgccctatgaagcgaaaaatacggtacattgttGCCCCTTGGAACTCATGCGAGCAAGGGTAGATTTCTTGTTTGTCTTTTAGTTGTACTGCTTTAACTTGGAAAGTTTTATTTACAACAAAACTTACATACCTTTCGTTTTTAGCGACCAAAAGTGTGGGAGAGATAGGGAGAGAGCGATCTCTTCTGCAGCTTGGAGTCTTTATAGAATTCTGTCAGCTGATAAGAGTTGAATTAATCCAATGGCTCCTCCTTAGTAAATCATTCCTAGCATGTTATGCAAGAAAAGAAAGAGTAAATCAAATATTTACTAATAAGCCCATCACATCGAATCGTTTGGCACCAATATGTTCCACCCTTCAGATATTGCAATGGATTTTTGAAGTCCGCTTCAAAAGCATTTCTGTGCTTGAATGACTGTGGCAAGCTTCTAATTTATCAGGACAAGTTATAGCTGATGTACCTGGGAAAGTTGGAAAAAGCAGGTCTAGAATTCTCATGGCTCCTTTCCAAAGCATAGTTAGCATTTTTCCAACTTCAGGAAGGAAGTGAGGAGGGTTCTAGGACTGTGCCAGAGCCTGAAACCTTGTTCCTAAAACCCAGAACTTTGGTTAGCTGTCTTTGGAAAGGCAGTGTGGCGGCTGGGTATGGTGTCACATTTTGGCCTCACTCTCTCCTCTCCCATGCAAGAAGGCAGTGTGCCACTCATGTGTTCCATGTCGAAATCCTCTTgaggcccacttggtatgaaaagttgtgCTGCCCTGTTCTAGACTA
Above is a window of Lacerta agilis isolate rLacAgi1 chromosome 3, rLacAgi1.pri, whole genome shotgun sequence DNA encoding:
- the LOC117043696 gene encoding amine sulfotransferase-like, with amino-acid sequence MQPDEKYLFTYKGCYFQPDLTSVEYLDSLEDFEIRDSDVFLVTYPKSGTVWTENILSLIYHEGHRDGSEKLTLLDRVMSLEYNIGNVDYASRPSPRLFASHVPYYLVPKGLRNRRAKVVYVVRNPKDVLVSYYHFSKTSLKLEEVEDFGIFMERFLAGKVLASLWLDHVEGWYSHRDDFNILFLTYEEMKKDLRSSVLKLCNFLGRRLTEKEVDAVVDQATFNKMKADPRANYEFMPPEFMDYSKGHFLRKGTVGDWKNMMTVAQNERFDSVFKERIEKLPIKFCWDINEES